Proteins co-encoded in one Brassica oleracea var. oleracea cultivar TO1000 chromosome C4, BOL, whole genome shotgun sequence genomic window:
- the LOC106341931 gene encoding uncharacterized protein LOC106341931, with translation MGFWCGEEGDVWVGSIEGLWRNERAIPANFSVDEDGIGNRFPWKIEEIWKLNKSDLDFNHLQDEIAQITSGLGFNKEYSLLLSYHSYLSDNPDVKNGESTRKRLKISVPHFDNSELIKTFSKTLITNLPKIWKLEDRVVGTDLGFAKFQFVF, from the exons ATGGGATTCTGGTGCGGTGAAGAAGGGGATGTGTGGGTTGGATCTATTGAAGGATTATGGAGAAACGAACGGGCGATTCCAGCGAATTTTTCGGTTGATGAAGATGGTATTGGAAATCGTTTCCCTTGGAAAATTGAGGAGATATGGAAGCTTAATAAATCAGATCTCGATTTCAATCATCTTCAAGATGAAATCGCGCAAATCACAAG TGGGCTGGGATTCAATAAGGAATATTCTCTCCTGTTGTCATACCATTCATATTTGTCTGACAACCCTGACGTGAAGAATGGCGAGTCCACTCGCAAAAGGCTGAAGATTTCAGTCCCACACTTTGACAACTCGGAGCTGATCAAAACATTTTCCAAAACGTTGATCACGAATCTCCCAAAGATATGGAAGTTGGAGGATCGTGTAGTAGGAACGGATTTGGGTTTTGCGAAATTCCAATTCGTTTTTTGA